The proteins below are encoded in one region of Reichenbachiella sp. 5M10:
- a CDS encoding cytochrome ubiquinol oxidase subunit I, with product MEDMIFYDRLQFAFTITFHYLFPQLTMGLSLIIVYFKWQYLRTQTETYNDAARFFMKIFAINFTMGVVTGIPMEFQFGTNWAKFSELTGGIIGQTLAMEGTFSFFLESSFLALFIFGEKLMGQKLHLLTGFLVFLGSWASGYFILATNAWMQHPVGYEILANGKFVLTHFSALFSNPWLLPAFLHNQMASVVTSSFVVASIGAFYLLSESNVAYGKLFLRTGILFGLVSSLLVAFPTGDWNAKNVAKHQPAAFAAMEGIFETEEGGAEIVLIGQPNMVEKKLDNKIAVPNVLSFLTYQEWDKQVIGMNEFDPNELPDNIPALYYSYHMMVGLGTIFIAVMVLAAFLLWRKKLYSTAPLLWVILFLFPFPYIANITGWYVAELGRQPYLVHGLLRTIEGISPTVSSGNTLFTLLGFVGLYLLLGLLFLLLVGKTIYTGPHPQKH from the coding sequence ATGGAAGATATGATATTCTACGATAGGCTGCAGTTTGCATTCACTATCACCTTTCACTACCTGTTTCCCCAACTCACTATGGGACTATCACTGATCATTGTCTACTTCAAGTGGCAGTACCTCCGTACCCAAACCGAAACCTACAATGATGCCGCGCGTTTCTTCATGAAGATCTTCGCCATCAACTTCACCATGGGAGTCGTGACCGGTATCCCAATGGAGTTTCAGTTTGGCACCAACTGGGCCAAGTTCTCCGAACTGACAGGAGGTATCATCGGGCAGACCCTTGCCATGGAAGGCACCTTTTCCTTCTTCCTCGAATCGTCCTTCTTGGCCCTGTTCATCTTCGGTGAAAAGCTCATGGGGCAAAAACTTCATCTACTCACCGGGTTCTTGGTCTTCCTCGGTTCTTGGGCCAGTGGCTACTTCATCCTCGCCACCAATGCCTGGATGCAGCACCCTGTAGGATATGAGATCCTTGCCAATGGCAAATTTGTCTTGACCCACTTCTCCGCGCTCTTCAGCAATCCCTGGCTACTCCCCGCCTTCCTTCACAACCAAATGGCCTCTGTCGTCACCTCCTCCTTCGTCGTGGCGAGCATCGGGGCATTCTACCTCCTGAGCGAATCCAACGTCGCATACGGCAAACTCTTCCTCAGGACAGGTATTCTCTTCGGACTCGTATCTAGTCTATTGGTGGCCTTCCCTACTGGTGACTGGAATGCCAAGAATGTAGCCAAACACCAACCCGCAGCATTTGCGGCGATGGAAGGCATCTTCGAAACCGAAGAAGGAGGTGCAGAAATCGTCCTCATCGGCCAACCCAACATGGTCGAGAAGAAACTAGACAACAAAATCGCTGTACCCAACGTCCTCAGTTTTCTCACCTACCAAGAGTGGGACAAGCAGGTCATCGGCATGAACGAATTTGATCCAAACGAACTCCCAGACAACATCCCTGCCCTCTACTACTCCTATCACATGATGGTAGGTCTAGGCACCATATTCATCGCTGTGATGGTCTTGGCTGCTTTCCTGCTTTGGCGCAAAAAGCTCTATAGTACTGCCCCTCTACTTTGGGTCATCTTATTTCTATTTCCCTTCCCCTACATCGCCAACATCACCGGTTGGTATGTAGCTGAGCTTGGCAGACAACCCTACCTTGTCCATGGACTCCTCCGTACCATCGAGGGCATCTCACCCACCGTCTCATCGGGCAATACCCTCTTTACCCTGCTCGGATTTGTAGGACTTTACCTATTGCTAGGCCTGCTGTTTTTACTCCTTGTCGGAAAAACCATCTACACTGGACCTCACCCTCAAAAACACTAA
- the araA gene encoding L-arabinose isomerase, translated as MISIEKNQVWFVTGSQHLYGPETLKQVAAHSEEIAKSLDAHNNIPVEIVYKGVVTTPEEITKICLESNNSEHCIGLVLWMHTFSPAKMWINGLKALNKPFLHLHTQYNAEIPWSTIDMDFMNLNQSAHGDREFGFICTRLGINRKVVVGHWQDERVVEQINVWTRVASAHHDAQHGKVARIGDNMREVAVTEGDKVEAQIKFGYSTNGYGVGDVVAHIESATDAQVKALIEEYEATYTLADAIQTGGAQRASLEDAARIEIGMRSFMTEGGFTAFTDTFENLYGMKQLPGIASQRLMADGYGFAGEGDWKTAALVRTMKVMAAGMKGGNSFMEDYTYHFSTNGDRVLGSHMLEICPSISGEKVKCEVHPLGIGGKEDPVRLVFDAAAGKALNASVVDMGGRMRMIVNNVEGTAPEQDLPHLPTARVLWDAKPNLEIAAQAWILAGGAHHTVYSQNLGNEYLEDYADMVDLEIVTIDENTNIRDFKNTLQHNNVYRQVK; from the coding sequence ATGATATCAATAGAAAAAAATCAAGTTTGGTTCGTGACAGGGTCTCAGCACCTCTACGGTCCAGAGACACTCAAACAAGTAGCTGCTCACTCCGAAGAAATCGCAAAATCATTGGATGCACACAACAATATCCCTGTAGAAATAGTATACAAAGGGGTCGTGACGACTCCAGAAGAAATCACCAAAATCTGCCTAGAATCCAACAACTCAGAGCACTGTATCGGATTGGTGCTATGGATGCACACCTTCTCCCCAGCGAAAATGTGGATCAATGGTTTGAAAGCACTCAACAAGCCTTTTCTCCATCTGCACACGCAGTACAATGCGGAAATTCCTTGGTCTACGATTGACATGGACTTCATGAACCTCAACCAATCGGCACACGGTGATCGTGAGTTTGGATTCATCTGTACGAGACTTGGCATCAATAGAAAGGTAGTCGTAGGCCACTGGCAAGACGAGCGCGTCGTAGAGCAAATCAATGTATGGACTCGCGTCGCATCAGCACACCACGACGCACAACATGGCAAAGTCGCTCGTATCGGGGACAACATGCGCGAAGTAGCAGTCACTGAAGGAGACAAAGTAGAAGCACAAATCAAATTTGGCTACTCGACCAACGGATATGGAGTAGGTGATGTGGTAGCACACATCGAATCAGCCACTGATGCACAAGTCAAAGCCTTGATCGAAGAATACGAAGCAACATATACTTTGGCGGACGCCATCCAAACGGGAGGTGCACAAAGAGCATCCCTCGAAGATGCTGCAAGAATCGAAATCGGTATGCGAAGTTTCATGACTGAGGGCGGCTTCACAGCATTCACCGATACCTTCGAAAACCTATACGGCATGAAGCAATTGCCAGGTATCGCTTCACAACGACTGATGGCTGACGGCTATGGTTTCGCCGGAGAGGGTGACTGGAAAACAGCTGCGCTTGTCCGTACCATGAAAGTCATGGCAGCTGGCATGAAAGGAGGCAACTCGTTTATGGAGGACTACACTTACCACTTCAGCACCAACGGCGACAGAGTACTCGGGTCTCATATGTTGGAAATCTGCCCATCGATCAGCGGTGAAAAAGTCAAATGTGAGGTGCACCCACTTGGCATTGGTGGCAAAGAAGATCCTGTCAGGCTGGTGTTTGACGCGGCGGCTGGCAAAGCACTCAACGCTTCAGTGGTAGACATGGGTGGCCGCATGCGTATGATCGTCAACAACGTCGAAGGAACTGCTCCTGAGCAAGACCTACCCCACTTACCCACAGCACGTGTACTTTGGGACGCCAAACCAAACCTAGAGATTGCGGCGCAAGCTTGGATCTTGGCAGGTGGTGCACACCACACAGTATACAGTCAAAACCTAGGCAATGAATACCTAGAAGACTATGCCGACATGGTAGACCTAGAAATCGTGACCATCGATGAAAACACGAACATTCGTGATTTCAAAAACACACTCCAGCACAACAACGTCTACAGACAAGTAAAATAG
- a CDS encoding L-ribulose-5-phosphate 4-epimerase codes for MSPYQKIKQEAYDANMQLPQLGLVLFTFGNASAVDRDKKVFAIKPSGVPYEDLKVEDMVIVDFDNNIIEGNMRPSSDTKTHAVLYKNWESIGGIVHTHSTHATAWAQTQLDIPIYGTTHADHLAFDIPCAPVMTDEMIEGDYEYETGFQIINCFKDKHITPEEVPMVIVANHAPFTWGKDVKKAVYHSAVLEEVAKMAWITKTIHPEAPRLKESLKKKHYERKHGKGAYYGQS; via the coding sequence ATGAGCCCATATCAGAAAATAAAACAAGAAGCCTACGACGCTAACATGCAGTTGCCTCAACTGGGATTGGTGCTGTTCACTTTTGGCAATGCCAGTGCTGTTGACAGAGACAAAAAGGTCTTTGCGATTAAGCCCAGTGGGGTGCCCTACGAAGACTTGAAAGTCGAGGACATGGTGATTGTTGATTTTGACAACAACATCATAGAAGGCAACATGCGGCCATCATCCGATACTAAAACCCATGCGGTACTTTACAAAAATTGGGAGAGCATCGGTGGGATTGTGCATACGCACTCGACACATGCTACGGCATGGGCGCAGACACAATTGGACATCCCAATTTACGGAACGACCCACGCCGATCACTTGGCATTTGACATCCCTTGTGCTCCTGTGATGACCGACGAGATGATCGAAGGAGACTATGAGTATGAGACGGGGTTTCAGATCATAAATTGCTTCAAAGACAAGCACATCACCCCAGAAGAAGTACCCATGGTAATCGTGGCAAATCACGCTCCATTTACTTGGGGCAAAGATGTAAAAAAAGCCGTGTACCACTCTGCCGTACTCGAAGAAGTCGCCAAGATGGCTTGGATTACCAAGACAATCCATCCAGAAGCACCACGCCTCAAAGAGTCTCTCAAAAAGAAACACTACGAGCGCAAACACGGCAAAGGGGCTTATTACGGTCAGTCGTAA
- a CDS encoding ribulokinase, with translation MKGEQYTIGLDFGSDSVRALVVNVETGEEVATAVCNYPRWAEGQYCIPHDNQFRQHPLDYIEAMTDVVTRSMQEAGSAVSKNVIGIGVDTTGSTPVPVDAAGTPLALNPAYAENPNAMFHLWKDHTALQEATEINALNTQSDEDYLKYVGGIYSSEWYWAKIAHTNRVDPAIKSAAYTWVEHCDWIPFLLTGGNKAENVKRSVCAAGHKALWHKDYHGVPPKSYLTQIDSSFAEFRTELLENTYSSDETVGHLSTEWANKLGLSTDVVVAVGAFDCHMGAVGGEIEPGYLSKIIGTSTCDIMVAPLEAKEHLVKGICGQVNGSVIPNMLGLEAGQSAFGDVYAWFKRLLLWPVEHMSTELKEQYATELDDKIIPALAEAAAQLETNATDPVALDWMNGRRTPDANQALKGVLSGINLGTDAPRLFKSLVEATCFGAKRISDRFADEGVEIKGVIALGGIAKKSKLVMQTLSDVMQMPIKVASSEQTCALGAAMFAAVAAGKYEKVEQAMKAMGGGFEKTYQPNADKAEVYAQLYVKYCQLGESIEKITMQ, from the coding sequence ATGAAAGGAGAACAATATACCATTGGGCTAGACTTTGGCTCTGACAGTGTCAGAGCGCTGGTCGTCAATGTGGAGACAGGTGAAGAAGTAGCTACTGCAGTGTGCAACTACCCGCGATGGGCAGAGGGTCAGTATTGCATCCCCCACGACAACCAGTTTAGACAACACCCTCTCGATTATATAGAGGCAATGACCGATGTGGTTACCCGATCCATGCAAGAAGCCGGGTCAGCGGTGAGCAAAAACGTAATCGGTATCGGGGTAGACACCACAGGGTCTACACCCGTGCCAGTTGACGCAGCGGGCACCCCGCTAGCTCTCAACCCTGCGTATGCAGAGAATCCAAACGCCATGTTTCACCTTTGGAAGGACCACACGGCACTCCAAGAAGCCACGGAGATCAACGCACTCAACACACAATCAGACGAAGACTACCTCAAATACGTCGGAGGGATATACTCTTCCGAATGGTACTGGGCTAAAATAGCACACACCAATCGCGTAGATCCTGCCATCAAATCTGCCGCATATACTTGGGTAGAGCACTGTGATTGGATTCCGTTTCTCCTCACAGGAGGAAACAAAGCAGAAAATGTAAAACGTAGCGTCTGCGCAGCAGGGCACAAGGCTCTCTGGCACAAAGACTACCATGGTGTACCACCCAAAAGCTACTTGACACAGATCGATTCGAGCTTTGCGGAGTTTCGCACCGAACTTTTAGAAAACACCTATAGCTCTGATGAAACTGTAGGCCACTTGTCTACCGAATGGGCCAACAAGCTGGGTCTTTCCACGGATGTGGTAGTTGCCGTGGGGGCATTTGATTGCCACATGGGAGCTGTAGGTGGCGAGATCGAGCCAGGCTACCTCAGCAAAATCATCGGGACTTCTACTTGCGACATCATGGTAGCTCCTTTGGAGGCCAAAGAGCATCTAGTTAAGGGGATTTGTGGGCAAGTCAACGGGTCAGTGATCCCAAACATGCTCGGTCTGGAAGCGGGGCAATCTGCTTTTGGAGATGTCTATGCGTGGTTCAAGCGACTGTTGCTCTGGCCCGTAGAGCACATGAGTACGGAGTTGAAGGAGCAATATGCTACAGAACTGGATGATAAAATCATCCCCGCCCTCGCAGAAGCTGCAGCACAACTAGAAACAAATGCCACTGACCCGGTAGCACTCGACTGGATGAATGGACGCAGAACTCCGGACGCCAATCAAGCACTCAAAGGTGTACTCTCTGGTATCAATCTCGGCACAGACGCGCCACGATTATTCAAGAGTCTGGTCGAAGCGACATGCTTTGGTGCCAAACGCATCTCGGATCGCTTTGCAGACGAAGGAGTCGAAATCAAAGGCGTCATCGCGCTCGGAGGGATCGCCAAGAAGTCCAAACTCGTGATGCAGACGCTCTCTGATGTCATGCAGATGCCCATCAAAGTGGCTAGCTCAGAGCAGACTTGTGCTCTAGGAGCGGCGATGTTTGCGGCAGTCGCAGCAGGCAAATATGAGAAAGTAGAACAAGCGATGAAGGCCATGGGGGGTGGTTTTGAGAAGACCTATCAGCCCAATGCGGACAAAGCAGAAGTCTATGCACAGCTGTACGTAAAGTACTGTCAACTAGGAGAATCAATCGAAAAAATAACCATGCAATGA
- a CDS encoding response regulator transcription factor, with protein MKKILLVEDDSHVCAFINKGLTEEAYEVTVVMDGQQGLDLALANTYDMIILDIMLPTLNGLDVCKGIRQAKIEVPILFLTALGSTENVVMGLDSGADDYLAKPFKFIELLARMRTLLRRSHNSSDAMPEETYRFADVEVNDETKTVRRNGVEISLTSTEYRLLLMFLKNPRRVLSRMAILEQVWGVDFDMGTNVVDVYVNYLRKKMERHTPKRLIQTVIGMGYVLKEEE; from the coding sequence GTGAAGAAGATATTGCTGGTAGAGGATGATAGTCATGTTTGTGCATTTATCAACAAGGGACTAACAGAAGAGGCCTACGAAGTGACAGTGGTCATGGATGGGCAGCAAGGGTTGGATTTGGCTCTGGCCAATACATATGATATGATTATTCTCGATATCATGCTGCCTACACTCAACGGTTTGGATGTCTGCAAGGGAATCCGTCAAGCCAAGATCGAAGTGCCTATTCTTTTCTTGACCGCTTTAGGTAGTACTGAAAATGTCGTCATGGGCTTGGATTCGGGTGCGGACGACTATTTGGCCAAACCTTTTAAGTTTATTGAATTGTTGGCAAGAATGCGGACCTTGCTACGCCGCTCCCACAACAGTTCGGACGCTATGCCCGAAGAGACCTATCGGTTTGCAGATGTAGAAGTCAATGATGAGACCAAAACAGTACGGCGCAACGGAGTAGAGATTTCCTTGACGTCTACAGAGTATAGGCTCTTGCTTATGTTTCTCAAAAATCCTCGTAGGGTGCTATCTCGGATGGCTATCCTAGAGCAAGTATGGGGAGTAGATTTTGATATGGGGACCAATGTCGTAGATGTCTATGTCAACTACCTACGCAAAAAAATGGAGCGACATACTCCCAAACGTCTGATACAAACGGTGATTGGTATGGGGTATGTCTTGAAAGAAGAAGAATGA
- a CDS encoding HAMP domain-containing sensor histidine kinase, translating into MKIQNKIIAVLLVVFVSYTLLFSGFIYYSIFDYAFMDFYKRLEIRAITTAKIFVEHETEVQVISELRQEYLEKLPDEKIDIFELTELYHSPHKHDLSAFRKDFINDILNKGKGSYNDQRIFYFGMIYESAAGHKYVVIASAENYFITHHISYFRNILIISLLIAFVIIFLVAYLFSQKIIQPIKDIIQKVKEISSGNLHMRLKLGVDKDDTIGNLAKTFNDMLNRLETSFESQKNFISNASHELNTPLTSIIGEADVALSKMRTSDYYIESLMTILEEAEKLNKKTHALLMLAQTGFDGKKQEFVRFRIDQLILDVKETVEKINPNSKVNIDFNLLPSNPDLLKVDGNEALLHLALSNLILNGCKYSGNQPVRVALGVSSDQIIILIKDTGIGIPAEDLQFIYDPYFRASNTKNHEGYGIGMPLARNIILMHQGKLQVHSEINRGTVVRVILKPSPKPIDTE; encoded by the coding sequence ATGAAAATTCAGAACAAAATCATCGCAGTACTGCTGGTCGTATTCGTTTCGTATACCTTATTGTTCAGTGGGTTTATCTACTATTCGATTTTTGATTATGCGTTCATGGATTTTTATAAGCGCCTGGAGATACGAGCCATCACGACGGCCAAGATTTTTGTAGAACATGAGACGGAGGTACAGGTGATTAGCGAATTGCGACAAGAGTATTTGGAAAAACTGCCTGATGAGAAGATCGATATTTTTGAGCTAACCGAACTGTACCATAGTCCTCACAAGCATGATCTCAGTGCTTTTCGAAAGGATTTTATCAACGATATTCTGAACAAAGGAAAAGGGAGTTACAACGATCAACGTATATTTTATTTTGGCATGATCTACGAATCTGCAGCTGGTCACAAGTATGTCGTGATTGCTTCGGCAGAGAATTATTTCATCACACATCACATTTCCTATTTCCGAAATATCCTCATCATTTCTTTGTTGATTGCTTTTGTGATCATCTTCTTAGTGGCCTATTTGTTTTCACAAAAAATCATCCAGCCCATCAAAGACATCATCCAAAAAGTGAAGGAAATCAGTTCGGGCAATTTGCACATGAGACTGAAACTGGGAGTAGACAAGGACGATACTATCGGGAATTTGGCGAAGACCTTCAATGATATGCTCAACCGTCTTGAGACGTCGTTTGAGAGTCAGAAGAACTTCATCAGCAATGCTTCTCATGAGCTCAATACACCACTCACCTCTATCATCGGAGAAGCCGATGTGGCTCTGAGCAAGATGAGGACCAGTGACTACTACATCGAGTCGCTCATGACCATACTCGAGGAGGCAGAAAAACTCAATAAAAAGACCCATGCGCTATTGATGCTCGCTCAGACAGGGTTTGATGGCAAGAAGCAAGAGTTCGTACGTTTCCGGATCGATCAGTTGATCCTAGATGTGAAAGAAACTGTCGAAAAGATCAATCCAAACAGTAAGGTCAACATAGATTTTAATCTGCTGCCATCCAATCCAGACCTACTCAAAGTAGACGGAAATGAGGCGTTGTTGCACCTGGCTTTGAGCAATTTGATCTTGAATGGCTGCAAGTATTCAGGCAATCAACCCGTACGGGTGGCGCTCGGTGTGTCTAGCGATCAGATCATCATACTGATCAAGGATACTGGTATAGGTATCCCTGCTGAGGATTTGCAGTTCATCTACGACCCTTATTTTCGAGCATCCAACACCAAGAATCATGAAGGGTACGGGATAGGCATGCCTCTGGCTCGAAATATCATATTGATGCATCAAGGGAAACTACAGGTCCACTCGGAAATCAATCGTGGGACTGTCGTGCGAGTGATTCTCAAACCTTCCCCAAAACCCATAGATACGGAGTAA
- a CDS encoding lipocalin family protein has protein sequence MKLAIIYMAVASAMVGLITVMLTSGEHPHDHLVGTWKETAWHYEKLDVEEDHEGSISLEIDHQMKREISEQMVIHKAEVWHFRSNGEIGLYDESGNGKKLDWRLKGRGNILKLVDENNSFEHYSIKSLSENRMEIHFSTDIGARGVVKMIFEKLPNTITYAEEI, from the coding sequence ATGAAATTGGCAATAATATATATGGCGGTGGCATCAGCAATGGTCGGATTGATCACCGTGATGCTTACTTCTGGGGAGCACCCTCATGACCACTTGGTCGGTACTTGGAAAGAAACAGCTTGGCACTACGAGAAACTCGATGTAGAAGAGGATCACGAAGGATCAATATCGCTAGAGATCGATCATCAAATGAAACGGGAGATCAGCGAACAAATGGTAATACACAAAGCAGAGGTATGGCATTTTCGGTCCAATGGAGAGATCGGCTTGTACGATGAGTCAGGCAATGGGAAAAAACTGGATTGGAGACTTAAGGGAAGAGGAAACATCCTCAAACTAGTCGATGAGAACAATTCCTTTGAGCATTATAGCATCAAAAGCTTAAGTGAGAACCGTATGGAAATTCATTTTTCCACAGATATTGGGGCAAGAGGTGTAGTGAAGATGATTTTTGAGAAGTTGCCGAATACAATTACATATGCTGAGGAAATTTGA